The genomic interval CTGCCCCGCCCCGGTAGCGCGCCTCCCCGTGGCACCCCGCCCGTGGCTCCGCGCCCCGCGGCTTCCCTGCCCTGGTTCCGCTCAGCGATCGCTCAGCGGAGCCAGGGCAGATCCGCGTCCGTGCCCTCCGGCTCCAGGCCGGTCGCGAGCACCCGCATGATCTCCCCGAGGCTGCTCACCTGCTCGGGCGTGAGCCGGTCGAACATCGCCTGCCGTACGGCCTCGACGTGACCCGGGGCCGAGCGGCGGAGCATCTCGTAGCCGTCGTCCGTGAGCACCGCGTTCTGGCCGCGCTTGTCGGAGGGGCAGTCCTCACGGCGCACCCAGCCGTTCTTCTCCAGCCGGGCGATGGCGTGCGAGAGCCGCGAGCGGGTGATCTTCGCGTTCCGGGCCAGCTCCGTCATCCGCATCCGGCGGCGGGGTGCCTGCGAGAGCTGGACGAGCAGTCCGTAATAGGTGTGCGGCATGCCGGCATCGCGCTGCAACTGGCGATCGAGGTGGTCCTCCAGCAGCGTGGTGGCATGCAGATAGGCGCGCCAGGCGTGCTGCTCCTCGTCGGTGAGCCAGCGCGGCGCGCTGGTGGATGCCGTGGTCATGTACTCCACTGTACGACCTTTTCTTGAAAGTTTAACTAGATAGGGCTAAGGTCTCCGGAGGTAGGAGCTTGAAGTTTCAAGAAACCTGCCCCGAGAGATCCCCGCAGGGGATCCGAAGGAGTTTCGCAGGGCCCCTGAACAACGATCCCCCGGATGACCTCGGGGAACTCCTGCTCGGACGAGTTCGTGACCGGATCCCGTGGCCGGGTGCCCCGAGCGGCACCCGTCTCCCCGGGACCGCGTCCCGTGGATGGGAGTGCCATGACAGCCACCGCGGAGCGGATGCCCGCCCTCTACCTCTCGCACGGCGCACCGCCGCTGGCCGACGATCCCGTCTGGCCCGGCGAACTCGCCGCCTGGTCCGCGGGGCTGCCCCGCCCCCGCGCGATCCTGATGGTCTCCGCCCACTGGGAAGAGGCCCCGCTCGCGCTGGGCGCCACCGAGACCCTGCCGCTCGTTTACGACTTCTGGGGCTTCCCCGAGCACTACTACGGGGTGCGTTACGGAGCCCCGGGCGCGCCCGGGCTCGCCGACAGCGTCCGCAAGCTGCTGCGTGGCGCCGGGACGCCGGTCCAGGACATCCCGGACCGCGGCCTCGACCACGGGGCGTACGTACCGCTGGTGGAGATGTTCCCGGACGCCGAC from Streptomyces sp. CA-278952 carries:
- a CDS encoding MarR family winged helix-turn-helix transcriptional regulator, translating into MEYMTTASTSAPRWLTDEEQHAWRAYLHATTLLEDHLDRQLQRDAGMPHTYYGLLVQLSQAPRRRMRMTELARNAKITRSRLSHAIARLEKNGWVRREDCPSDKRGQNAVLTDDGYEMLRRSAPGHVEAVRQAMFDRLTPEQVSSLGEIMRVLATGLEPEGTDADLPWLR